The Synechocystis sp. PCC 7509 genome includes a window with the following:
- a CDS encoding tellurite resistance TerB C-terminal domain-containing protein yields MGKNRLLLGAVVFSASLVLSLIVSQDVGIALETGLITIPATFLGVGAINLKQRNQQKLILNDLQAEIYKLEKWQVQLNQALRVTSEQRQQTETNINFLQVQLRQLSERTTEQRYYQQQVTQELDLLVQQKTNLVNNVQELQVQVQDLEQHKGEIHQSVRSLKKLKHDAETEFYLFENQLQDLRSQVTHLHTQKQDLEDGVTLLNRLKPQLEEKSHQLQTEIQQLEKQQTESTEALNAISEQKDNTQIHLSFLNKELLEYQSKNDKIKQELNQLIEQQKHLVTEKTTAKIPEEWQNFISHISKSEMQVIEAIIQQNDPSATIKKIAEDNITMPELLIDSINECALDTIGDLLIEPGSDSIPLGIMEEYLIQLNKILNLNKTL; encoded by the coding sequence ATGGGAAAAAATCGGTTGCTTCTGGGTGCGGTTGTCTTTAGTGCCAGCTTAGTCCTAAGCTTAATTGTCAGCCAAGATGTAGGAATTGCTTTAGAAACAGGTTTAATTACTATACCTGCTACATTTTTGGGTGTAGGGGCGATAAATCTCAAACAGCGAAATCAGCAAAAGCTAATTCTCAACGATTTGCAAGCAGAGATTTATAAGTTAGAAAAGTGGCAAGTACAGTTAAATCAAGCTTTACGGGTAACTTCTGAGCAAAGGCAACAAACAGAAACTAACATCAATTTTCTGCAAGTTCAACTGCGCCAACTATCGGAACGTACAACTGAGCAACGTTATTATCAGCAACAAGTTACTCAAGAATTGGATTTATTAGTTCAACAAAAAACTAATTTAGTAAATAATGTTCAAGAATTACAGGTACAAGTTCAAGACTTAGAACAACATAAAGGCGAAATACATCAATCTGTGCGATCGCTAAAAAAATTAAAGCACGATGCAGAAACAGAATTTTACTTATTTGAAAATCAGTTACAAGACTTGCGCAGTCAAGTTACTCACTTACACACTCAAAAACAAGACTTAGAAGACGGTGTAACACTACTTAATCGCCTCAAACCCCAGCTAGAAGAAAAATCTCATCAGTTACAAACCGAGATTCAGCAGCTAGAGAAACAGCAAACAGAATCCACTGAAGCTTTAAATGCGATATCTGAGCAAAAAGATAATACTCAAATTCATCTTAGCTTTCTAAATAAGGAATTACTAGAATATCAATCTAAAAATGATAAAATAAAACAAGAATTAAATCAACTTATCGAACAACAAAAACATTTAGTTACGGAGAAAACCACCGCTAAAATTCCTGAAGAATGGCAAAACTTTATCTCCCATATTAGTAAATCCGAAATGCAAGTAATTGAAGCAATTATACAGCAAAACGATCCTAGTGCAACTATTAAGAAAATTGCTGAGGATAATATTACCATGCCGGAATTATTAATTGATTCTATAAATGAATGCGCCCTAGATACTATAGGAGATTTATTAATTGAACCAGGGAGCGATTCTATACCTTTAGGAATTATGGAAGAATATTTAATTCAATTAAACAAAATACTTAACTTAAATAAAACTCTATAA
- a CDS encoding ATP-binding protein, which yields MDLSIQLLRRCCASLLLYQSVLNNPVGKSFIDLLQALQQIELMPAMGHSDIDEIAVIQAYATWFKATSQTNQSWQDFLIAQILLDDNPFSRQVHNYANLPPALIAATKQDLQSLQLLYQCSGDLLSEWVRSATNFAPVAWYCDSQTKPIQTKLQQLDNWADGLEDLAAYYQQYGTGLFAQYQALRWQSGQLVGINTPDPVQVSQLAGYEYQRDALIKNTEFLLAGYPALHVLLYGSRGSGKSSLVKGLLHEYQSRQLRIIEVAKSDLQALPTILEQLRGAVQKFIIFVDDLSFEEDDDTFKALKVVLEGNLTARPQNVVVYATSNRRHLIKEFFDDRPSPSNSEEVNAWDTVQEKLSFSDRFGLTITFESADQETYLKIVRHLAAQAKINLSQQDLKYQALQWATRHNGRSGRTARQFIDFIQADLAAK from the coding sequence ATGGATTTATCAATTCAATTGTTGCGCCGTTGCTGCGCGTCTTTACTGCTATATCAATCGGTTTTAAATAATCCCGTTGGTAAGTCATTTATTGACCTATTGCAAGCATTGCAGCAAATCGAACTAATGCCAGCTATGGGTCATAGTGATATTGACGAAATTGCTGTCATTCAAGCTTATGCTACATGGTTTAAGGCGACTTCTCAAACTAACCAAAGTTGGCAAGATTTTCTAATCGCACAAATTCTGTTAGATGATAATCCTTTCTCTCGTCAAGTACACAATTACGCAAATTTACCACCAGCATTAATCGCCGCTACTAAGCAAGATTTGCAATCTTTGCAGCTTCTTTATCAGTGTAGTGGCGACTTGTTAAGCGAGTGGGTGCGATCGGCTACTAATTTTGCTCCGGTTGCTTGGTATTGTGATTCACAAACAAAACCAATTCAAACTAAGTTACAACAATTGGATAATTGGGCGGATGGTTTGGAAGATTTAGCCGCTTACTATCAGCAATATGGTACGGGTTTATTTGCTCAATACCAAGCTTTGCGCTGGCAATCGGGGCAACTTGTGGGTATAAATACTCCCGATCCCGTGCAAGTCAGTCAACTGGCGGGTTACGAGTATCAGCGCGATGCTTTAATTAAAAATACTGAGTTTTTGCTTGCAGGTTATCCAGCTTTGCACGTATTGCTCTACGGTAGTCGCGGTTCGGGTAAATCTTCTTTAGTTAAGGGATTGCTGCATGAATATCAAAGTCGCCAACTGCGGATAATTGAAGTTGCTAAATCTGACTTGCAAGCTTTACCTACGATTTTGGAGCAGTTGCGCGGCGCTGTACAGAAATTTATCATCTTTGTGGACGATTTATCGTTTGAGGAAGATGACGATACTTTTAAGGCTCTTAAAGTGGTGCTAGAGGGCAATTTAACTGCTCGTCCCCAAAATGTAGTTGTTTATGCGACTTCTAATCGGCGACACTTAATTAAAGAATTTTTTGACGATCGCCCAAGTCCCAGCAATAGCGAAGAAGTCAATGCTTGGGATACAGTACAAGAAAAATTATCTTTTAGCGATCGCTTTGGTTTAACTATAACTTTTGAAAGCGCCGACCAAGAAACCTATCTAAAAATTGTTCGTCATTTAGCCGCCCAAGCTAAAATTAATCTTAGTCAGCAAGACTTGAAATATCAAGCTTTGCAATGGGCTACTCGTCACAATGGGCGTTCGGGAAGGACTGCACGACAGTTTATTGACTTTATCCAAGCAGATTTGGCAGCTAAATAA
- a CDS encoding TMEM14 family protein yields the protein MIGIITAIAYGVLALIGGIIGYVQAQSKASLISGSISGLLLIVAGVMQLQGQEAGLILATVITSVLLIVFAIRLTKTRKFMPAGLMSLLGIVSLGLMVSELI from the coding sequence ATGATAGGTATTATTACTGCGATCGCCTACGGTGTCTTAGCGCTTATAGGAGGCATCATTGGTTACGTGCAAGCACAAAGCAAAGCATCGCTCATTTCCGGCAGTATAAGCGGCTTATTGCTGATTGTAGCGGGTGTTATGCAGTTACAAGGACAAGAAGCGGGGCTAATTTTGGCAACGGTAATAACATCAGTGTTATTAATTGTCTTTGCAATCCGACTTACCAAAACTCGTAAGTTTATGCCTGCGGGGTTGATGAGCCTATTAGGTATAGTATCGCTAGGGCTAATGGTGTCTGAACTAATTTAA
- a CDS encoding FAD-dependent oxidoreductase has translation MQTQFGRKYELATNIFPNGSAYAIHPYYRESRRLVGITTVTDQDILPVSEGKVVLLPPESIAIGNYANDHHYPNDNYPLQPKSIRWGGRRWTGTPFTISDSCLVPMQTDGLLACEKNISLSHIANGATRLQPVVMNIG, from the coding sequence ATTCAAACTCAATTCGGGCGCAAATACGAACTTGCAACGAATATTTTTCCTAACGGTAGTGCTTATGCAATTCATCCCTACTACCGCGAAAGTCGCCGCCTAGTTGGAATAACCACCGTAACAGACCAAGATATTTTACCTGTTTCTGAGGGAAAGGTTGTTTTATTACCGCCGGAAAGTATTGCTATAGGCAACTACGCCAACGATCATCATTACCCTAACGACAACTATCCCCTCCAACCTAAATCTATCCGTTGGGGAGGACGACGCTGGACGGGTACGCCTTTTACAATTTCTGATAGTTGCCTTGTACCAATGCAAACCGATGGTTTATTAGCCTGTGAAAAAAATATCTCTCTTTCTCACATTGCTAATGGTGCAACTAGATTACAACCCGTAGTTATGAATATTGGATAA
- a CDS encoding DM13 domain-containing protein: MKLKHLAIASISLLLFACTNQTPPDQAIATITPVVETSKNAIAKFVTVSHSTEGGVRVITANGKRYLEFDETFKTEGGPDVLVLLHRDRQPKEYQQQKFISLGHIQKFSGTQRYTIPDNVNLADFRSVVVRCRLFSVTFGYAPLI, from the coding sequence ATGAAACTTAAACATTTAGCGATCGCCAGCATCTCTTTACTACTATTTGCTTGTACTAACCAAACTCCGCCAGATCAAGCTATTGCAACCATTACCCCTGTAGTTGAGACATCTAAAAATGCGATCGCAAAATTTGTAACGGTATCCCACTCTACCGAGGGTGGGGTGAGAGTAATAACTGCTAATGGTAAGCGTTACCTAGAATTTGACGAAACGTTTAAAACCGAGGGTGGCCCAGATGTATTGGTATTATTACACCGCGATCGCCAGCCAAAAGAATATCAACAGCAAAAGTTTATCAGTTTGGGACACATCCAGAAGTTTAGCGGTACTCAGCGCTATACAATTCCTGACAATGTAAATTTGGCAGACTTTCGTTCTGTTGTAGTAAGATGCCGTTTGTTTAGCGTCACGTTTGGTTATGCGCCCTTAATATAG
- the ctpB gene encoding carboxyl-terminal processing protease CtpB: MHQPSRRFSPLKIALFSGAIATTATLSVYAPVWSNSLRTSLQDNNPKILVDEVWQLVNSEYVDGTFNKTNWQAVRQDLLSRNYTSREQAYAAVKQALEKLDDPYTRFLTPEAYAALTDQTSGELSGVGIRLELNEKTNKLTVVEAIASSPALKAGIKSGDEILAIDGKPTKGLDVQQASSLIRGKAGTLITLKIGRSGQKTFDLKLTRATIELPTVRYTLKQEGKRKVGYISLREFSSHAAEQMQRAIKDLDSQQVDAYVLDLRGNPGGLLNSSIEIARMWLDSGAIVKTVDRNGASEQPAANRTALTKLPVAVLVDGNSASASEILAGALQDNNRGIIVGSQTFGKALVQSVHSLSDGSGIAVTIAHYYTPKGTDISHKGITPDIKIDLTESQAQTLGSNPTLLGTKNDPQYTRAIAILANSSVAQSPQR; encoded by the coding sequence ATGCACCAACCATCAAGACGCTTCTCACCACTCAAAATCGCTTTGTTTAGCGGAGCGATCGCAACTACGGCTACTTTATCTGTGTATGCTCCAGTTTGGAGTAATTCTCTCCGTACTTCGTTGCAAGACAACAACCCCAAAATTTTGGTCGATGAAGTCTGGCAACTGGTTAATAGCGAATATGTAGATGGCACGTTTAATAAAACTAACTGGCAAGCAGTTCGTCAAGACTTATTAAGCCGTAATTATACTTCTCGCGAACAAGCTTATGCGGCCGTTAAGCAAGCTTTAGAAAAACTAGACGATCCTTATACGCGCTTTCTCACTCCCGAAGCTTATGCAGCGCTAACCGATCAAACTTCTGGAGAATTATCTGGGGTAGGGATTCGGTTGGAATTAAACGAAAAAACAAATAAGCTTACAGTGGTAGAAGCGATCGCTTCTTCTCCGGCGCTGAAAGCAGGCATTAAGTCAGGAGATGAAATTTTAGCTATTGACGGCAAACCTACCAAAGGGCTAGATGTTCAACAAGCTTCTAGTCTAATTCGCGGCAAAGCTGGTACTCTAATTACGCTAAAAATTGGACGCTCTGGACAAAAAACCTTCGATTTGAAGCTGACTCGCGCCACTATTGAATTGCCAACCGTTCGTTATACCCTCAAACAAGAAGGTAAGCGGAAAGTAGGTTATATCAGCTTAAGAGAATTTAGCTCTCATGCTGCCGAACAAATGCAACGAGCGATTAAAGACTTGGATAGTCAACAAGTCGATGCTTATGTTCTAGATTTACGCGGCAATCCAGGCGGCTTGTTAAATTCAAGTATCGAAATTGCGCGGATGTGGCTAGATAGTGGGGCAATTGTCAAGACTGTAGATCGAAATGGTGCTAGCGAACAACCCGCAGCAAATCGCACGGCTTTAACTAAGTTGCCTGTAGCAGTATTAGTAGACGGCAATTCGGCAAGTGCTAGTGAGATTTTGGCGGGAGCGTTGCAAGACAATAATCGCGGCATTATTGTCGGTAGTCAAACTTTTGGTAAAGCGTTAGTACAGTCGGTACATTCCCTTTCTGATGGATCGGGTATAGCTGTAACTATTGCTCACTACTACACTCCTAAAGGTACTGATATCAGCCATAAGGGAATTACCCCAGATATCAAAATTGATCTCACTGAATCTCAAGCACAAACTTTAGGTTCTAATCCTACTTTATTAGGGACTAAAAACGATCCTCAATATACAAGAGCGATCGCAATTCTCGCAAATAGTTCTGTAGCTCAATCGCCTCAAAGGTAA
- a CDS encoding J domain-containing protein → MNSFESWEIEEKLNQLKAQMRNPQAPANPANVKYTPPTSDSKTKKKYLSQEIEEELEQLKAQLRNLQNLTNAKYTPPINNKNKAFCEILEVKSGASQDEIKQAYKRLVKKWHPDLFFNNPKLQL, encoded by the coding sequence ATGAATAGTTTTGAATCTTGGGAGATTGAGGAAAAATTAAACCAGCTAAAAGCTCAAATGCGTAATCCTCAAGCGCCCGCCAATCCTGCTAATGTTAAATATACTCCGCCTACAAGTGACAGCAAGACAAAAAAGAAATATTTATCCCAAGAGATTGAGGAAGAATTGGAGCAGCTAAAAGCCCAACTGCGTAATCTTCAAAACCTCACCAATGCTAAATATACTCCACCTATAAATAATAAAAATAAAGCATTTTGTGAAATTTTAGAAGTTAAATCCGGCGCTTCTCAAGATGAAATTAAACAAGCTTACAAGCGTCTAGTTAAGAAATGGCATCCAGATTTATTTTTTAATAATCCTAAATTGCAATTATAA
- a CDS encoding FAD-dependent oxidoreductase: MPKQSNELISCDVLVVGGGTGGTSAAIKSARKGAKTILVSAFEWLGGMLIAAPDGKELEAFQTGLWGEFLQQLQQKQIGRLNNSWVSFFSYNPRLGAEIFKGWVKELPNLHWIAGSIPLEVIKDGNAVTGVRFSDFTVKAKITLDATELGDLLELAEIPYRWGWELHAQWGEASAPVTENELTKTYPIQAPTWVVIMQEFESAIAPTIPAPPTYNPTKFTDAWANYGKEEFLNYGRLPENLFMINWTLHGNDYAEGVQRLIESETSKQEFLQQSLWHTLRICPLYSNSIRAQIRTCNEYFS, translated from the coding sequence TTGCCCAAGCAGTCTAACGAACTAATTTCCTGCGATGTTTTAGTTGTTGGCGGTGGTACAGGTGGTACATCGGCAGCAATCAAATCCGCAAGGAAAGGGGCTAAAACTATCCTGGTTAGCGCATTTGAATGGTTAGGCGGAATGCTTATAGCAGCCCCCGATGGGAAAGAATTAGAAGCTTTTCAAACCGGGCTATGGGGCGAATTTTTACAGCAATTACAACAAAAACAAATAGGCAGATTAAATAATAGTTGGGTAAGTTTTTTTAGCTATAATCCCCGCTTAGGTGCAGAAATATTTAAGGGTTGGGTAAAAGAATTACCAAATTTACATTGGATTGCGGGAAGCATCCCCTTAGAAGTCATCAAAGATGGTAATGCAGTTACTGGGGTAAGATTTAGCGATTTTACCGTCAAAGCCAAGATTACCTTAGATGCAACAGAACTTGGAGACTTGTTAGAATTAGCCGAAATTCCCTATCGTTGGGGTTGGGAATTACACGCGCAATGGGGCGAAGCTAGTGCGCCCGTTACCGAAAATGAATTAACTAAAACTTACCCAATTCAAGCGCCTACTTGGGTAGTAATTATGCAAGAATTTGAAAGTGCGATCGCGCCAACAATTCCCGCACCACCAACTTACAACCCCACAAAGTTTACTGATGCTTGGGCAAATTACGGGAAAGAAGAATTTTTAAACTACGGACGTTTGCCAGAAAATCTATTTATGATTAATTGGACCCTGCATGGTAACGATTATGCAGAAGGCGTACAACGTTTAATTGAATCAGAAACATCAAAACAGGAATTTTTACAACAAAGTCTTTGGCATACTCTAAGGATTTGCCCACTTTATTCAAACTCAATTCGGGCGCAAATACGAACTTGCAACGAATATTTTTCCTAA
- a CDS encoding SemiSWEET transporter: protein MDGNLTTTLGLVAGVLTTIAYLPQLIKTWQSKSAGDLSWSMLIILCAGIILWLVYGFTVHDIPIVAANIVTFFLASIILVLKIRYKQEA from the coding sequence ATGGATGGCAATCTTACAACCACTTTAGGTTTAGTTGCAGGTGTACTCACTACGATCGCCTACTTACCCCAACTAATCAAAACTTGGCAGTCAAAATCTGCTGGTGATTTGTCTTGGAGTATGTTAATTATTCTGTGTGCTGGAATTATTCTATGGCTAGTGTACGGTTTTACCGTTCATGATATCCCTATTGTGGCAGCAAATATCGTGACTTTTTTTCTTGCCTCAATCATCTTGGTTTTAAAGATTCGCTACAAGCAAGAAGCGTAA
- a CDS encoding helix-turn-helix domain-containing protein, whose product MGRPFQVEIAESREKLDKNLKQVRTASSKERLQMLYLLKSGQVSSRKELASLLGRDQATITRWRSKIIDFLHK is encoded by the coding sequence ATGGGTCGTCCATTCCAAGTAGAGATAGCTGAAAGCCGAGAAAAGTTAGATAAAAATCTCAAACAGGTTCGGACAGCAAGTAGTAAGGAAAGATTACAAATGCTCTACTTGCTCAAAAGCGGACAAGTAAGCAGTAGAAAAGAACTAGCTTCATTGCTTGGGAGAGATCAAGCAACGATTACTCGATGGCGCTCGAAAATAATAGACTTCCTGCATAAATAA
- a CDS encoding ATP-binding protein, whose translation MSIKIPKRVTTALINSLGAGVVPRVGLEHIAVGREKEVTALLQDLDNIGEGGGAFRFIVGRYGAGKSFILQLIRNYAMERGFVVADADLSPERRLVGASGHGVATYRELMQNLSTKIRPDGSALTPILEGWINGIQNQVAQATGMRPNDEGFDDKVETKIIEAIKETEGLVHGFAFATVITTYWRGYRGDDDSKKTAALRWLKADFANKIEAKSLLGVRDIIEDDSWYDYIKILAKFVADIGYKGLIILLDEAVHLYKISHSISRQNNYDKLLAIFNDTMQGKAEHLGIYIGGTPNFLEDSKRGLFNDLAWKRRTTKSRFTKGFQDTSSPVFQLEALTESEILLLFQRLSNVHAVHYSTEKSLTNDELKMFMQEVINRLGANALLTPGEVVRDFVSVLNVLQQNQDLTITKLLHSSGFTLTANSKVTKIDDSEFAEFTL comes from the coding sequence ATGTCTATCAAAATACCGAAAAGAGTTACTACAGCTTTAATCAATTCTTTAGGAGCGGGAGTAGTACCAAGAGTTGGTTTAGAACATATTGCTGTAGGTAGAGAAAAGGAAGTCACTGCTCTATTACAAGACTTAGATAATATTGGCGAAGGTGGCGGTGCATTTCGGTTTATTGTCGGACGTTATGGCGCGGGAAAAAGTTTTATTTTGCAACTTATTCGTAACTATGCAATGGAGCGCGGATTTGTAGTTGCAGATGCAGACTTATCGCCAGAGCGTCGTTTAGTGGGAGCAAGTGGACATGGAGTAGCAACCTATCGAGAATTGATGCAGAATCTTTCTACTAAGATTCGTCCTGATGGTAGCGCTTTAACACCAATACTAGAAGGTTGGATTAATGGGATTCAAAATCAAGTTGCTCAAGCTACCGGAATGCGCCCAAATGATGAAGGTTTTGACGACAAAGTAGAAACAAAAATAATCGAAGCAATTAAAGAAACTGAAGGCTTAGTACATGGGTTTGCCTTTGCTACAGTTATTACTACTTATTGGCGCGGTTATCGTGGGGATGATGATAGTAAAAAAACTGCGGCTTTACGCTGGTTAAAAGCTGATTTTGCTAATAAGATTGAAGCAAAATCATTGTTAGGAGTTAGAGATATTATTGAAGACGATAGCTGGTATGACTATATTAAAATCTTAGCTAAGTTTGTTGCCGATATTGGTTATAAAGGATTAATAATTTTATTAGATGAAGCTGTACATTTATACAAAATAAGTCACAGTATATCGCGGCAAAATAATTATGATAAATTGCTAGCAATATTTAATGACACTATGCAAGGTAAAGCCGAACATTTAGGTATTTATATCGGCGGAACTCCTAACTTTTTAGAAGATTCAAAGCGCGGACTTTTTAACGATTTAGCTTGGAAGCGACGCACGACAAAAAGCCGTTTTACAAAAGGTTTTCAAGATACATCTAGCCCAGTTTTTCAATTAGAAGCGTTAACAGAATCAGAAATATTGTTGCTTTTTCAGCGATTATCTAATGTTCATGCTGTTCATTACAGTACGGAGAAAAGCTTAACAAATGATGAATTAAAAATGTTTATGCAAGAAGTAATTAATCGTTTAGGTGCAAATGCTTTACTAACTCCTGGTGAAGTAGTCCGCGATTTTGTGAGTGTTTTGAATGTTTTGCAGCAAAACCAAGATTTGACTATAACTAAATTACTGCATAGTTCTGGGTTTACCCTTACTGCTAATAGTAAAGTTACCAAAATAGATGATAGTGAATTTGCTGAATTTACTTTATGA
- a CDS encoding Uma2 family endonuclease encodes MSVALTQKIPLDEFLRLPYLDDSPAWEYANGVAIQKPMPKLRHSILQKRLLIALDNSSDNYTALPELRCTFAGRSIVPDISVIAWNRIQVNDTGEPEDNFVEAPDWTIEILSPDQKVTRVIDNILHCLHHGCCLGWLVDPHDYSILTFAPQQEPNIYRGEVQVLILPEINLQITAAQIFNWLKLNQS; translated from the coding sequence ATGAGTGTTGCACTAACTCAAAAAATTCCTCTTGATGAATTTCTAAGGCTGCCATACTTAGATGATTCTCCAGCGTGGGAGTATGCTAACGGGGTGGCAATCCAAAAACCGATGCCAAAATTGCGACATTCTATTTTGCAAAAGCGCTTATTAATTGCCCTTGATAATAGTAGCGACAACTACACTGCGTTACCTGAATTGCGATGTACCTTTGCTGGACGTTCTATTGTCCCCGATATATCTGTAATTGCCTGGAATCGCATACAGGTTAATGATACTGGAGAGCCAGAAGATAATTTTGTTGAAGCTCCAGATTGGACAATTGAAATTCTTTCGCCCGATCAAAAAGTAACTCGTGTAATTGATAACATCCTTCATTGCCTGCATCATGGCTGCTGCTTAGGGTGGCTAGTCGATCCTCATGATTATTCTATTTTAACTTTTGCCCCTCAACAAGAACCTAATATTTATAGAGGCGAAGTCCAAGTTCTCATCTTGCCAGAAATAAATCTACAAATTACTGCCGCCCAAATCTTTAATTGGCTAAAATTAAATCAAAGTTAA